A stretch of DNA from Alteromonas gilva:
AAGTCATAGTCGGCCCTGTTACTTACAGTTCAATGAAGACACGGTGCTGGTCAACGCGCACTGCAAAGCTTTGCACACTGACATCGTCCCGTTCCAGACATTCGCCTGTTGCCAGGTTGTAGTGTTCCTTATACAACGGTGATGCCACCACTACCTTGTCCTGCAAGGTACCCACAATGCCGCGGTACAACACATTTGCCTGACCAATCGGGTCCCAGTTGCTGATTGCGAAATACTGCGTCTCGTCGCCCAGCACAATTCTGAAAATCGCAATTTGCTGACCATCAACCAACGCGCAAACACCACTG
This window harbors:
- the nirD gene encoding nitrite reductase small subunit NirD, with the protein product MQVQMQAQTAPSPQWHDVCHTDDLVTNSGVCALVDGQQIAIFRIVLGDETQYFAISNWDPIGQANVLYRGIVGTLQDKVVVASPLYKEHYNLATGECLERDDVSVQSFAVRVDQHRVFIEL